In Campylobacter showae, the genomic stretch AGATGCCGCCGTCTACGGTGCTTATTAGCCTTGCGATGGTGCTTACGTTTTTTATCATGGAGCCTGTGGGCAAGCAAGCCTATGAAGCGGGCGTGCAGCCGTATCTAAGCGAGCAAATCGGCTATCAAGAAGCCTTTGAGCGCGGCGTAAAGCCGTTTCGCGAGTTTATGATAAAAAATACACGCGAGAAGGACCTGGCGCTATTTTTACGCATCAGAAACATGCCAAACCCGCAAAGCTTCGACGATATCCCGCTCACGGTCGTGATGAGCGCGTTTATGATCAGCGAGATGAAAACGGCATTTGAGATAGCGTTTTTGCTCTATCTGCCGTTTTTAGTTATCGATATGGTCGTTAGCTCCGTGCTTATGGCGATGGGTATGATGATGCTGCCACCGACGATGATTTCACTGCCTTTTAAGCTACTTATTTTCGTGCTCGTCGACGGGTGGAATTTGCTCGTCATGAATCTCGTTAAAAGCTTTCATTAGGTTTTTTGTCGCTATAATCTTAAAAAAGCTCAGCGCGCCGCTTAAATTTTCATTTTATTTTACTTACGGCGCCAGACTTCAGACGGCGCAAATCAGCTCAAATTTAGCCCGCGCCGCCCAGAGCTAATAGGGAAGGCTTCAGATGAAAAAAATTTATATATTTTTGAGTTTTTGCGTTTTTTTAGGCGGTTCGGAGGTTAAATTTGATGGAAATTTACACGAGCTGATTTTGGCAGCGCAGAGCTCAAATTTGGCTCAAATTTCAAACTACGAACCGCAAAAAGCGCAGCTGCAAAAAGATGCCGTAAAGAGTGCGTATATGCCAAGCCTCACGGTTGAGGGCGGATACAGCTTTTTAAGCGGCGATATAAACGTCCTGCGCCCGCAAAGAGCCGCCACGGCAAGGGCGATTTTGGAGCTTGCCGTTTATGACGGCGGTAAAAGAGAAGCCCTGCTAAGCTCGCTTTCGCACCTTAGCGCGGCTGAAATTTTAAAAAACGAGGAGTATCAAAACCTGCTTGCGTTTAACGCGACTAAGCTCTATTTTGGTTTCTTGTCGCTGGGCGAGCTTGCGACCGCAAAGGAGGGCGAGATAAACTACCTAAAAAATGCGCTAAATAGGCTGGAAAAATACTACCGCGCGGGGCTTAGCGACGAGAGCGAGTATGAAGCGGTAAACGCTAGATACGCCATGGCGCTCGCCGAACGCCTCGAAATCACGCAAAATCAAAACGAGATAAAAAATCAAATTTACGCGCTAACGGGTAGAGATATAAAGCCTGTGGCGGGCTCTAGGATCGCGTTTACAGACGACGACTCCACGCCGCAAAAAAGTGCAAAGCCAGAGCTTGAGGCGCTTAGGCTAAATTTCGCCGCGGCCTTGGAGGATGAAAAGATAACCGCGTCCGAGACGAACCCGCAAATTTTCATCAAAAACACCTACACCTTTATGCGCACGCATTACGATAGAAATTTGCTGCCGGCGCAGTATAGAAGCGCGCTGGAGCCCTATTTCGACGACTTTTTTAAGCCAAATTTAAATACAAACGAGCTGATTTTGGGCTTTAGCTGGAAGGCGTTTGATTTTGGCGCGAACAAAAAGCGGCGCGAGATAAAGCGCATAAGCGCGCTGCAAGCGAAGCTAAATTTAGATCAAAAGCGCCTGCAAAACGAGCTAAATTTAGTAAATATCAAAAACGACCTAAAGACGCTCGAGCAAAAGATAGCCGCGGGCGAAAGCGCGCTAAACTCGGCGCAAACCTCGCTAAATGCCGTTAGCAAAAAGTATGAAGCCGGGCTGCTTGGATATGTAGAGTTTTTAAATGCGACTGCGCAGAGCTTTAGCGCAGGCAGCGCGCTGGAGCTAAGCAAGAGTAAATTTGAGATCAAAAAGGCGGAGTATCTATACGAGCGCGGCGGCAAAATCGCCGAAAATATCGAAAAAACGGAGCGCAAATGAATAAAATTTTACTATTTTTACTGAGCGCGGCGGTTGCGCTTTGTGCAGAGGATAAAATTTACGCGAGCTTTGACGTCGCGGCAGCAAAAGACGCGCAGCTCGCGCTAAAGGCCGTCGGTATCGTAAAGACCGTAAATATAGAAGTCGGCTCTGCGGTAAAGCGCGGCGACGTGCTACTCGAGCTTGAAAACGAGAGCGAAAAGCTAGCCGTAAAGCTCGCTCAAAACGACCTAGAGAGTGCGCAGACGGCAAAAGCCCACGCAAAAAGCGTGCTGGATAAATTTAAACTCGTTCAAAGCGTGAGCTCAAAGCAGGCTTTTGAAAATGCGGAGTTTGATTTTAAAAATGCAGCGCTAGCCCAAAACAGAGCGCATCTGGCGCTAAATTTGGCGCAAAAGCGGCTAGAAGACACGAGGCTACTAGCACCTTTTGACGGGACGATCTCAGGCAAGAGCATCGAGGTCGGCGAGGGCGTGGGCGGCGTAGCGCAAAAGTTGATGTCGATCTTTTCGTACCCGGACGTGAAGCTCAAGCTTAGCTTTGATGAGAAATTCAAAGACCGCGTTAAAATAGGTAGCGAATTTATCTATAAACTAGACGGCCAAAGTGAGGAAAGGCGCGGTAAAATCAGCCTCATCTACCCGACTATCGACGCTAAAAACGGCAAAATTTACGCCGAAGTGCAGGCGCGAAATTTGACGCCGGGGCTTTTTGGAGAGGGATATATCGTCTCAGACTCGCAGGAGGGAGTGGACGCCGAGCCTAAAAATAAGGACGAAAATAAAACGTCCGGGCTTAAATTTGACGGCCTTGACGGCTTTAAAAACGGCGAGTTTGCGTGCGCGAAATTTGACGCAGAAAAAACTAGCCTTGGCGTAGCTTGGTTTTTAAATTTGACGTTGCAAACGAAAAGCGAGATAAATTTGAACTCAAATTCGGCGTGCGGCGTTAAATTTGACGCCGCCGCGAAAAATGCAAATTTGACGAAAGAGGCGGGCGACGGATTAAATTTATCGCACAAACAAGGCGGCGTAAATTTAAATGCCGAATTTGACGCGGCGCAAATTTTACTAGCCGATAAACGCCAAACGCTTTTTGCAAAGCAGGGCGGACGGGTAAATTTGACGCAAAAGGCAGTTTTAGCGAAGGCGCAAAATGTATAAACTAGCCATAAATCGCCCGATTACGACGCTGATGTTTTTCGTCGCGCTCGTATTCTTCGGCGCGATGTCGCTTCTTAGGATGCCGGTAAATCTCTTTCCCGAGGTCGTCATCCCGCTGATCAAGATCACGACCTACGCGCCTGGCGACATGAGCCTCATCGAGAGCAGGGTCACTAAAAAGATCGAGGACGAGGTCTCGACGATAGACGGTATCAAAAAGATCAGGTCTTATACATTTAACAACCTCAGCATCGTCATGGTCGAGTTTAATCTCAAGAAAAACATCGACGTCGCCGCGAACGACGTGCGCGACAAGGTCGCAAAGGCAAAGCTCGATGCCCAGCCCGAGATAGAAAAAATCAACAGCGACAGCGGCAAGGTGGCGAGCTTTTTCGTTAGCCGCAAGGACGAAAATTTAACCGCGCTTATGCAAGCGGTCAAAGACGAGGCAAAGCCGTTTTTGCAGCGCGTAAAAGGCGTTGGTAAGGTCGATGATAAGGGCTTTTTGGAGCCTGAGATTAAAATTTACCTTGATCCTTTTAAACTCGATAAATACGCCCTAACCGCGGCCTCGGTCATAAATATAATCAAATCGCAAAATTTAAAAGCTCCGCTTGGCAAGCTGGAAAACAGCGAATTCGAGATATTTTTAAAGAGCGAATTTGACGCTAAAAGCGTGCGCGAGCTAGAGGAGATACGCCTACAAAAAGACGTGTTTTTAAAAGACGTCGCGCGCGTGGAGCTATCTCATCACGACACCGACGCCGTAGCGATGTATAACGGCAAGCGCGGAGTGCTGCTCGACGCTATAAAAGTAAGCGGCGCAAACACGATAGAGACGATAGACGCGCTCAAGGCTAAAACGGACGATCTAGCGGCAAGACTAGGCGAGAACTACGAAGTAGAGCGGGTTTATGAAAAGAGCGAAAGCATCCTAAAGCACATAAATCAGGTCAAATTTGACATGATGCTGGGCGTCGCGCTCACGGTCGTCATCGTTTTTTTCTTTTTGCGAAGCTTTAGTGCGACCGTCATCGCCGCGCTCGCGATCCCGGCTAGTATCGTGGGGACGTTTTTTATCATCGACGTTTTGGGCTTTGATCTAAACCGCCTCACGCTGCTGGCTCTCACGCTTGGTATAGGTATATTTATCGACGATGCGATCGTGGTCGTGGAAAATATCTCAAAAAAGATGCAAGAAGGCGAGAGCAACCCACTAAAAGCAAGCTTTGAGGGCGTGCGCGAGATCGCATTTAGCGTGCTTAGCATTAGCGCGGTGCTGCTTTGCGTGTTTGTGCCGATTGCCTTTATGGAGGGCATCGTAGGGCAATATTTTAACTCCTTTGGTATGAGCGTGAGCGGCGGTATCGTGGTGTCGTTTTTGGTTTGCATTATGCTGATACCTAGCCTGGCGGCGAGATTTTTGAACGAGGGCAAGAGTAAATTTTACCGCGTGACGGAGCCATTTTTTGAGATGCTCGAGAGCGGTTACGAGCGGCTTTTGAAGCTTATTTTGAGGTTTAAAACCGCGTTTGTTATCCTCACTTTAGGCGTGCTGGCTCTTTGTATGAGCCTAGCCGGCAAGGTCGGCATGGACTTTTTGCCCGTCGAGGACGAAGGGCAGTTTGAGATATTTTTAAAAGCAAGCCCGGGCATCTCGGTTGAAGCTATGAGCGCTAGAGCTAGCGAGGTCGTGCGCGAGGTAGATAGCGATCCGCACGTCGAGTACTCGTATATGATCGCTGGCTACACGGACTCAAAGGACGCGTACAAGGCTAAAATTTACGTCCGATTAAAGGGCTTTGAGTCGCGAAAAGAGCGCCAAACGCAGATAATGGACGAGTATAGAAAAAAGCTTAAATTTGATGACCTCAGCGTCAAAGTCCTGCAGATACCATACGTCGATACCGGTAGCGACAGCGAGCCTGTGCAGCTAACGATCACTGGCGATAGCCTGGAAAAGCTAGACGAAATCCTGCCAAAAGCCATCGCCATGGTGCGCGCGATAGAGGGCACGACGGACGTGGGCAGCGATAACGAGGATAAGATAAACGAGCTACAAATCAGCGTAAATAAAGACAAGGCCAAACGCCTAAGCGTCGATCCTAGCGCGGTGGCACAGGTGATATATGCGTCCTTTGGGCAAAATAGGCTTGGTAGCTTTGATAACGGCGACGCGCAGTACGATATGATACTGAGGTTTGACGACGAGTACCGCAAGGACGCGCAGGCGCTGCAAAAACTAAAGATCAAAAACGCTCACGGCGAGAGTATAAGCCTAAGCGCGGTGGCGGAGTTTAAGACGAGCAAGACCTTTTCCGTGATAAACCGCTTTAACAAACAGCGTCAGATCAGGATCGTCGCAAACGTGGATAACGTCCCGCTAGGCGCCGTGCAAAAGGGCATCGATGAAAATATCGGTCAAATTTTGCCTGAGGGCTATGATTACGTGATGACGGGCTTTATCGAGATGATGAACGACACGAACGCGGCCTTTGTATTTACGATCAGCCTTAGCGTCGTGCTCATCTATATGATCCTGGCCGCGCTTTACGAGAGCTTCGTGCTGCCGCTCATCATCATGATCTCGATGCCGCTGGCGTTTGGCGGCGTGGCGGTCGGGTTGTACCTTAGCGGTAACTCCTTTAGCCTATTTGTGATGGTCGGCGCGATCTTGCTTTTTGGCATGGTGGGCAAAAACGCGATTTTAGTTGTGGATTTTGCCAACCGCTACGCGAACGAGGGCGTGGAGCTAAACGAAGCCATCGTGCGAGCTGGCGTCAAAAGACTGCGAGCGATACTGATGACTACTTTTGCGATGATATTTGCGATGCTACCGCTTGCGCTTAGCAGAGGCGCGGGATACGAGGGCAACTCTCCTATGGCGATCTCGGTGATCTCGGGGCTCATTAGCTCGACGCTGCTAACGCTGCTGGTCGTGCCTGCGCTCTTTGGCGCGGTGTATAAGATAGATAAATTTGTGAGTAAAATTTATAAAAGAGAGGAAATCTAGGGCTCAAATTTGAGTTTTCTCTCAGCTGAGCCTGCGTCAAATTTGCGCTCGGCGTTTGCTCGACCGTTGGGCGCTGATTTTGATTAAACTAAAAAGCCGATTTTGCTTTGAGACCACATTAAATTGATTTAGGTAATTTAACGTAACAAATTTGCCGTTTTGCATTCGTCTGCCTCTGCTAAACCCTGTTTTTAAATATTCAACGCAAAATATAGATTCCTTATTTATTTGATAATAGTTTTAGAAATTATTAATTTTTAAAATGCTAAAATCCGCGCCGATTTAGAGTAAATTTTAAAAGGACGAATTTTAAACGTGAATATACTTGACAAAAAGACGATGTATAAAATTCATACTTATATTTCACTCATATTTTGCATTCCGCTAGTTATCGTTTGCTTTACCGGTTCGGTTTTAGTTTATAAAGACGAGATAAATAATATTTTAATGCCAGGCGTCATCTATGTAGCAGACGGCAACGATAAAAAGAGGCTAAAATTTGACGAACTAAGAGAAAAAATAGAAAAAGAGTATCCGCATCACGAGATAGTAGGCTGGAATATCGACACAGATCCCCAAAAGACGGACAAAATTTGGCTGTTAAAGCACGGAGCGGGCGAAAAAGAGTGGGCGTGCGTGTATCTTGATGCATTTAGCGGAGAGATAAAAAGCGACCTCGTGCCGCACGATAGCGGATTTATCGGGGTTATTACCGAGCTTCACGAAAATTTGCTTCTTGAAAAAAGCGGTCAAATTTTGCTTGGACTAACGGCGATTTTTGCTTTTCTTATTTCGATTAGCGGCTTTATCGTTTACCGAAATTTTTGGGCGAATTTGCTACGCCTTCGGTTTGCGAGAATGGCGGTTTTTATGAGCGATTCGCACAAATTTATCGGCGTTTTTTCTACGCCCGTTATCTTTGCGGTCGCGCTTAGCGGGGCTTGGTGGGAGCTTAGGTTTATGTTTATGCCGCCTTTTGATAATTCTAAATTCGTAATCGGTCCGCAAATTTACGACAAAAATATCTCAATCGACGCCCTCGTGCAAAGAGCGGCTTCGGATGTGCCCGGATTTGAGACGCATTACGTTAGCTTTCCGTTTTATGAAGGCGCAAATATCACGCTTTACGGGCAAAAACCGAGTCAAAGCTTCCTGCATAACCAGTACTCAAGCACCGTTACTTACGATAAAAATAGCGCAAATTTAATCGATGTAAAAGATATCGAGCTAGCAAGCAAAACGGATAAATTTTTATCGACGTTTAGGCGCGCTCACTACGGCGACTATAATGCAGCGACCAAATTTATCTGGTTTTTGTGCGGTTTAGCTCCTCTTGCGCTTAGCGTTTCGGGGATTTATTTATGGATAAAAAGATCAAATTTTAAAAGGAGAAAAAGATGAGAAATAAGATTTTGTTTTCGGTTGCGGCTATAAATTTGCTCGCGTCCGTTCAAATTTTAGCCGCTCAAAACGGCGAGAACGCAGCAGGCAAAGAGACGCTTCGTGCCGTCGAGGTAACTAGCGAACAAAGGCGCGACGACGTAAAATACAATGCTAAAGAGCTTGTAAAAAGTACCACGAGACTAGACCTCACCTCGCGCCAAACGCCTCAGTCGCTAACCGTCATCACCGAGGCTAGGCTAAAGGATCAAAATATCAACGACTATCAGGTGCTTTTGCGAAATATCCCGGGCGTCACGCTTAACAAGTGGGACGAGCGCGTATATCCTACGGCAAGAGGCTTTAAGATAGATTATTATTTGCTTGATTCGATGCCTAGCTTTGGCGGATTTAGCCTAGGCGCAAACGATATGAGCATGTTGCCGTATGAGCGCGTCGAGGTCGTAAAGGGCGCAAACGGCCTACTAGCGGGTGCAGGCAATCCGGCTGCTAGCTTAGATTTCATCCGAAAAAGAGCAAATTCAAAAGAATTGACGGGAAATTTCAAACTAAGTGCGGGCTCTTACGATAGATACGGCGTATCGGGCGACGTGCAGACTCCCGTAACTGCCGATGGTAACGTGCGAGCTAGAGCGTCGTTTATGCACGAGAAGTCTCGCTCGTATATGGACTACTATAACCGTAAAAACACCGCTATCTACGGCGTTGTTGATGCAGATATCATGGATAGCTCGTGGCTAAGCCTAGGCGCTTTTTATCAGGAGCTAAAGCGCCATGGCATACGCTGGGGAGGAATGCCTGCGTTTTACAAGAACGACGTTAGGCGCGAGTTTAGTAAAAATGAAATTTTCTCGCAGCCTTGGACTAGATGGGATATCAAGACTTTTGACGTTTATGCCGATTTTAGGCACTATTTTGAAAACGAAGCCAGCCTAAATCTCTCCTACTCCTTCCGCCGAGCAAATACGGACTCAAATCTACTCTACTACGGCGGCAAGGTAAATTTAGACGGTACGGGCGATGTTAGCGGACTTAGCGTCTATGCAAACAAACGCGAAGAAAATATCCACAACGTAGACGCCTACGTAAACCTGCCGTACGAAGCGTTTAGCTTGCCTCACGAGGCGGTTTTCGGCGCTATGTACAACAACTATAAAAAAAGCTCCGACAACGTCAGTAGCTACTGGAATAGCCGCACGACTCCGGCAGGCCTAGCCTATGCGGCGCGCACTAGGATAGATTTTAACAACCTGCACCTAGACGACCCGAAGCTACCTTACGCCGATCAAAACAACGCCGATAAAACGGTGCAAAAGGCCGTATATTTGGCTAATAAATTCTCAATCACGGACGAGCTTAAGTTTTTGCTGGGAGCCAGAATGAGCTACTATAAGTACCGCATCACGGGCGGTAACGGAAATAGAAATTTCACTCAAGAAATCACGCCGTATCTAGGCATCACGTACGATATCGGCGAAAACCACACGCTTTACGCTAGCTATACAAGCATCTTTAAACCCCAAACCGTAAAGGATATCAACGGCAAATACTTAGACCCGATCCAAGGCAAAGACTATGAACTCGGCATAAAGGGGGATTATTTTGACGGCGCGCTTTCGGCCTCATTTGGCGTATTTAAGGTCGTACAAGATAAACTAGGCGCAAAAACCGGACAAAAGATCCCAGGCACTACGACCGATGCTTACGAAGCTAAAAAAGGTGTAACGAGTAAGGGCTTTGAAGTAGACGTAAACGGAGAGATAAATCAAAATTTAAGCCTAGGTCTTGGTCTCACGCACTTTAACGCTAAGGACGCAGACGGTAAGAAATTTGACACCGAAAGCTCGCGCACTACGGCAAATCTGTTTGCCAAATACTCTATAGCGGACTTTAGAGCAGGTGCGGGAGTGCAGTATAAAAGTAAGATTTACGTCGGTAGCGGCGCAAACGAAATCACGCAAAAGGCCTACACACTGGCAAATTTGATGTTTGGCTACAAGATAAGCAAAAACTTCGACATTCAGCTAAATATCGACAACGTGTTTAACAAAAAATACTTCGAAGGCATCGGCAATAACAAGATGGTTTACGGCGACCCGAGAACGTTTAATCTAGGTTTTACGTATAGTTTTTAAGCCCTTTAGATTTTTTGCCACGTAGCTTGGTTTGCTAATGCGGTTATCCAGATTATAAATTCGGCGCTTTTTGTCGGTATTAAACCCATAAATTTACGAGTTATGATAGGCGCCGAATTTAGATATAAAACTATGGGTAAATTCGCCTTAATACGCTAAAAATGTCCTTTTAACGAGCGATAAATTTGTTACAAATTTGGCTCCGTTTGGTTACTGCCAAGGATTTTAAAGTTTATTTTAAGCGTTATTTTGGCGAGCGTAAGGTAAGATTAAGGCAAAATTTTCTTAAGGCTAAATTTTGAAACGCGCTTTTTTTCAAGCTATCTCGCACATTGCCGTTTTTGCGCTGGTTGCGGCGTTTGCTAGTGGTTGCGCCGCGCCGAAAAAGGCAACCCCCGCACCGCCAAAGCCCGTTACGCAGTCTGAAATAAAAAACATCTGCGACGGCAAAACCCCAAAAGAGTGCAACGATACGGGCGTAAAATTTGAAAACAGTAAAGACTACGAGCGTGCAAAACTCTGCTATCAAAAAGCCTGCGACGATAACGAGGGTATCGCCTGTTCAAATCTAGGTTCGCTGCACCAAAAGCTAAAAAGCAAAGAGGAGAGCGAGATCTTGACGATATTTGCAAAGTCCTGCACGCTCGGCAACAAATACGGTTGCTACAATGCGGCTAACTTTTACCGCCTCGGGCGCGGCACGGAGCATGATTTTGCCGCAGCGCGCAGGCTTTATGAGAAATCGTGCCTAAAACTAAATCATGCTCAAAGCTGTTCAAATCTCGGCGGTATGTATCAGTTTTCGCTAGGCGTCAAAACCGCCGATTCTAAAACCGCAAAAAAATTTTACAAAATGGGCTGCGAGATGGGCGATGAGATAGGATGCAGGAACCTTTCGCTTATCGGAGACGAGTAAAATTTATTTACACTTTCTTGATTTTACCGCCAAATTTGACGATTCTACAACTATCCTAATCAAAATTTGACTGAGAGTGTTTGTGATTTGAGCCAAATTTGCCAGTTTGGAGAAAAGCACCGTCGCTTTTATGACGCAAAATCTAAATTTAAGACTTCCACCTAAGCGTAAAGGTCGTTTCTTTACCCGGTTCGCTTTCGCAGGTTACGACGATAGCATTGTTTTCGCAGGCTCTTTTGACTAAATTTAGCCCGATACCAAATCCGCCTTGGTCTTCGTTAAACCGCGTGTATCGCTCGAAAATTTTATCTTGCTGCTCTTTGCTTAACCCCTCGCCGGTATTTGAGATTTTTAGCTCGCCGTCTTGCAAACTAATCGCGACGTAGCCACCTTGGTTTGCGTATTTTGCGGCGTTGCTTAGTAGATTATCCACCGCTCTTTTTAGCTCGTAGACGTTTGCGTTTATAAGAACGTCTTTTAAATTTAGCCTTAAATCAAGCCCTCGTTTAGCAAAAAATGGAGCGAAAAACTCGAGCCGTTCGTTTAAAATATCTTTCAAATTTAGCTCCTCTTTTGGTGCGCAACGCTCGGCGCCAAACGATAAATACGTAAGATCCTCGTAGGTGCGGCTTAGCGTTTTAGCCGCGGTTTGGATGTTGTTTATACGCTTTAGATTTCGCTCGCTTAGGCTGCTTTTATCCGCCGTTTCGATGCTCATGAGTATCACGCTAAGCGGCGCGTTTAACTCGTGCGTGGAGTCTTTGATAAAGCGATTTAGCCCGGCGATCTTGGCGTGAAGCGGTGCTAGTGCGGTCTTTGCTAGATAAAAGGCGATTATCATGATGACGCCTAAAACGATGAGCGAATTTAATACCGTCCGTAGCCGTAGCAAATTTAGCTCGCTCGTGACGTCCTTGCCGCTTAGCGCGATCTTTGCCGTCGCTAGCTCATCCGCGCCGTCTTCGTCCATGTTTTGCAGCGCCTCAAATATAGTTACCTTGCCGTCTGCTGCGACCGTGCTACTCTGTGCGTCGTCAAATTTAGCGCAGCCCACCTCACCGTATAAAATTTGACCGCTTTTAGCCACGATGCAGGCTCTGACGTCTTTTTCGGCGGTAAAGCTTTTTACCGCGCCAAGCCCGTCCATACGCGCTTTCATATAGATACCCATCTTGATCTCTTTTAGGTTTTTGACCTCATTTGAGACGAGGGCTTCTTTTTTCATATTGTAGTCGTTCGTGAAAAAATACCCCAAAAATAGGGCGCTAGTGATGAGATAAAGCGAGAGGATTTTGGCTATAACGGCGGAGCGCTCAGACATAGATATAGCCGTCGCCGCGCCTATTTATGATCGCGTCCTTGCCTAAA encodes the following:
- the fliP gene encoding flagellar type III secretion system pore protein FliP (The bacterial flagellar biogenesis protein FliP forms a type III secretion system (T3SS)-type pore required for flagellar assembly.); this encodes MTFLLFFIFAAVAIGEDNVTIPTVNLSLSAPTTPTQLVSSLNVLLVLTVLTLAPSLVFMMTSFLRLIIVFSFLRQAMGTQQMPPSTVLISLAMVLTFFIMEPVGKQAYEAGVQPYLSEQIGYQEAFERGVKPFREFMIKNTREKDLALFLRIRNMPNPQSFDDIPLTVVMSAFMISEMKTAFEIAFLLYLPFLVIDMVVSSVLMAMGMMMLPPTMISLPFKLLIFVLVDGWNLLVMNLVKSFH
- a CDS encoding TolC family protein encodes the protein MKKIYIFLSFCVFLGGSEVKFDGNLHELILAAQSSNLAQISNYEPQKAQLQKDAVKSAYMPSLTVEGGYSFLSGDINVLRPQRAATARAILELAVYDGGKREALLSSLSHLSAAEILKNEEYQNLLAFNATKLYFGFLSLGELATAKEGEINYLKNALNRLEKYYRAGLSDESEYEAVNARYAMALAERLEITQNQNEIKNQIYALTGRDIKPVAGSRIAFTDDDSTPQKSAKPELEALRLNFAAALEDEKITASETNPQIFIKNTYTFMRTHYDRNLLPAQYRSALEPYFDDFFKPNLNTNELILGFSWKAFDFGANKKRREIKRISALQAKLNLDQKRLQNELNLVNIKNDLKTLEQKIAAGESALNSAQTSLNAVSKKYEAGLLGYVEFLNATAQSFSAGSALELSKSKFEIKKAEYLYERGGKIAENIEKTERK
- a CDS encoding efflux RND transporter periplasmic adaptor subunit is translated as MNKILLFLLSAAVALCAEDKIYASFDVAAAKDAQLALKAVGIVKTVNIEVGSAVKRGDVLLELENESEKLAVKLAQNDLESAQTAKAHAKSVLDKFKLVQSVSSKQAFENAEFDFKNAALAQNRAHLALNLAQKRLEDTRLLAPFDGTISGKSIEVGEGVGGVAQKLMSIFSYPDVKLKLSFDEKFKDRVKIGSEFIYKLDGQSEERRGKISLIYPTIDAKNGKIYAEVQARNLTPGLFGEGYIVSDSQEGVDAEPKNKDENKTSGLKFDGLDGFKNGEFACAKFDAEKTSLGVAWFLNLTLQTKSEINLNSNSACGVKFDAAAKNANLTKEAGDGLNLSHKQGGVNLNAEFDAAQILLADKRQTLFAKQGGRVNLTQKAVLAKAQNV
- a CDS encoding efflux RND transporter permease subunit produces the protein MYKLAINRPITTLMFFVALVFFGAMSLLRMPVNLFPEVVIPLIKITTYAPGDMSLIESRVTKKIEDEVSTIDGIKKIRSYTFNNLSIVMVEFNLKKNIDVAANDVRDKVAKAKLDAQPEIEKINSDSGKVASFFVSRKDENLTALMQAVKDEAKPFLQRVKGVGKVDDKGFLEPEIKIYLDPFKLDKYALTAASVINIIKSQNLKAPLGKLENSEFEIFLKSEFDAKSVRELEEIRLQKDVFLKDVARVELSHHDTDAVAMYNGKRGVLLDAIKVSGANTIETIDALKAKTDDLAARLGENYEVERVYEKSESILKHINQVKFDMMLGVALTVVIVFFFLRSFSATVIAALAIPASIVGTFFIIDVLGFDLNRLTLLALTLGIGIFIDDAIVVVENISKKMQEGESNPLKASFEGVREIAFSVLSISAVLLCVFVPIAFMEGIVGQYFNSFGMSVSGGIVVSFLVCIMLIPSLAARFLNEGKSKFYRVTEPFFEMLESGYERLLKLILRFKTAFVILTLGVLALCMSLAGKVGMDFLPVEDEGQFEIFLKASPGISVEAMSARASEVVREVDSDPHVEYSYMIAGYTDSKDAYKAKIYVRLKGFESRKERQTQIMDEYRKKLKFDDLSVKVLQIPYVDTGSDSEPVQLTITGDSLEKLDEILPKAIAMVRAIEGTTDVGSDNEDKINELQISVNKDKAKRLSVDPSAVAQVIYASFGQNRLGSFDNGDAQYDMILRFDDEYRKDAQALQKLKIKNAHGESISLSAVAEFKTSKTFSVINRFNKQRQIRIVANVDNVPLGAVQKGIDENIGQILPEGYDYVMTGFIEMMNDTNAAFVFTISLSVVLIYMILAALYESFVLPLIIMISMPLAFGGVAVGLYLSGNSFSLFVMVGAILLFGMVGKNAILVVDFANRYANEGVELNEAIVRAGVKRLRAILMTTFAMIFAMLPLALSRGAGYEGNSPMAISVISGLISSTLLTLLVVPALFGAVYKIDKFVSKIYKREEI
- a CDS encoding PepSY-associated TM helix domain-containing protein; amino-acid sequence: MNILDKKTMYKIHTYISLIFCIPLVIVCFTGSVLVYKDEINNILMPGVIYVADGNDKKRLKFDELREKIEKEYPHHEIVGWNIDTDPQKTDKIWLLKHGAGEKEWACVYLDAFSGEIKSDLVPHDSGFIGVITELHENLLLEKSGQILLGLTAIFAFLISISGFIVYRNFWANLLRLRFARMAVFMSDSHKFIGVFSTPVIFAVALSGAWWELRFMFMPPFDNSKFVIGPQIYDKNISIDALVQRAASDVPGFETHYVSFPFYEGANITLYGQKPSQSFLHNQYSSTVTYDKNSANLIDVKDIELASKTDKFLSTFRRAHYGDYNAATKFIWFLCGLAPLALSVSGIYLWIKRSNFKRRKR
- a CDS encoding TonB-dependent siderophore receptor → MRNKILFSVAAINLLASVQILAAQNGENAAGKETLRAVEVTSEQRRDDVKYNAKELVKSTTRLDLTSRQTPQSLTVITEARLKDQNINDYQVLLRNIPGVTLNKWDERVYPTARGFKIDYYLLDSMPSFGGFSLGANDMSMLPYERVEVVKGANGLLAGAGNPAASLDFIRKRANSKELTGNFKLSAGSYDRYGVSGDVQTPVTADGNVRARASFMHEKSRSYMDYYNRKNTAIYGVVDADIMDSSWLSLGAFYQELKRHGIRWGGMPAFYKNDVRREFSKNEIFSQPWTRWDIKTFDVYADFRHYFENEASLNLSYSFRRANTDSNLLYYGGKVNLDGTGDVSGLSVYANKREENIHNVDAYVNLPYEAFSLPHEAVFGAMYNNYKKSSDNVSSYWNSRTTPAGLAYAARTRIDFNNLHLDDPKLPYADQNNADKTVQKAVYLANKFSITDELKFLLGARMSYYKYRITGGNGNRNFTQEITPYLGITYDIGENHTLYASYTSIFKPQTVKDINGKYLDPIQGKDYELGIKGDYFDGALSASFGVFKVVQDKLGAKTGQKIPGTTTDAYEAKKGVTSKGFEVDVNGEINQNLSLGLGLTHFNAKDADGKKFDTESSRTTANLFAKYSIADFRAGAGVQYKSKIYVGSGANEITQKAYTLANLMFGYKISKNFDIQLNIDNVFNKKYFEGIGNNKMVYGDPRTFNLGFTYSF
- a CDS encoding tetratricopeptide repeat protein, with the protein product MKRAFFQAISHIAVFALVAAFASGCAAPKKATPAPPKPVTQSEIKNICDGKTPKECNDTGVKFENSKDYERAKLCYQKACDDNEGIACSNLGSLHQKLKSKEESEILTIFAKSCTLGNKYGCYNAANFYRLGRGTEHDFAAARRLYEKSCLKLNHAQSCSNLGGMYQFSLGVKTADSKTAKKFYKMGCEMGDEIGCRNLSLIGDE